The Hymenobacter sp. GOD-10R genome includes a window with the following:
- a CDS encoding DivIVA domain-containing protein produces MKITALDIRQKTFEKAFRGLDKDEVQAFLLTLSQQWERMGDENRELRIKLEHATHEVSKMREVETSLYRTLKTAEDTGNSITEQAQRDAELRIREAQLKAEQLLNEARQKARNVVDDAYKQAEKTVAEMKAEVTGLGQECQRLENQLDGLVRDLHHLASDALDKVEKAKARPKAAVAAILSRAASVKVNRPDPSPETDVPMFVNTSSTSSSAAVAGASAATFGGSAATAARSIGPQPGSYNPKPGQQPDPRNPDQAPGPDIQPVPSPLENPGISEPSRIYQPGPAQVPEPDAPNVEPIAPDIQPIGPSHPEITQPSPATHPGMVAVAAEKSFFDEI; encoded by the coding sequence ATGAAGATAACTGCGCTCGATATTCGGCAAAAGACGTTTGAAAAGGCTTTCCGGGGCCTAGATAAGGACGAGGTTCAGGCTTTCCTGCTCACGCTTTCCCAGCAGTGGGAGCGAATGGGTGACGAGAACCGAGAACTGCGCATAAAGCTCGAACATGCTACGCATGAAGTGAGCAAGATGCGAGAAGTGGAAACCTCGCTTTATCGCACCCTCAAAACGGCCGAAGACACGGGTAATAGCATCACCGAGCAAGCACAGCGCGACGCTGAGTTGCGTATTCGCGAAGCTCAGCTGAAAGCAGAGCAGCTGCTTAACGAGGCGCGGCAAAAAGCGCGCAATGTGGTAGATGATGCCTACAAGCAGGCCGAAAAGACGGTTGCTGAGATGAAGGCCGAAGTTACTGGCCTAGGACAGGAGTGCCAACGGCTAGAAAATCAACTGGACGGCCTCGTGCGCGACTTGCATCATTTGGCTTCCGACGCCTTGGATAAAGTAGAAAAAGCGAAAGCTCGGCCGAAAGCCGCCGTAGCTGCCATCCTTTCGCGGGCGGCTAGCGTAAAGGTGAACAGACCCGATCCTTCACCTGAAACTGACGTTCCCATGTTTGTTAACACTTCTTCTACTTCGTCGAGCGCTGCTGTAGCTGGTGCTTCTGCTGCTACGTTTGGCGGTTCCGCCGCCACGGCAGCACGCTCCATCGGACCGCAGCCGGGCAGCTACAATCCTAAGCCGGGTCAGCAGCCTGACCCTCGTAACCCTGATCAAGCACCTGGCCCGGACATTCAACCCGTTCCGTCGCCCCTGGAAAATCCAGGTATTTCGGAGCCCTCGCGCATCTACCAGCCTGGCCCGGCGCAAGTTCCTGAACCCGACGCGCCCAATGTTGAGCCCATCGCGCCTGATATTCAACCTATAGGACCTAGCCATCCAGAGATTACGCAGCCTTCACCGGCTACGCACCCCGGTATGGTGGCGGTAGCCGCCGAAAAGTCGTTTTTCGATGAGATATAG
- the folB gene encoding dihydroneopterin aldolase, giving the protein MGQIALEGMEFFAFHGFYDEEQKIGNKYGVDLYIETDLHAAGASDNLAQTVNYEVLYRLVAEEMAAPARLLEHLGHRVMDRILARFPHIHGVKVSVSKFNPPLGGICTRARVTLKRKRSSAGSSN; this is encoded by the coding sequence ATGGGTCAAATAGCGTTAGAGGGGATGGAGTTTTTTGCATTTCACGGCTTCTACGACGAAGAGCAGAAAATCGGGAATAAGTATGGGGTAGACCTCTATATCGAAACAGATCTTCATGCTGCTGGCGCCTCAGATAACTTGGCTCAGACGGTCAACTACGAAGTACTTTACCGCTTAGTAGCAGAAGAAATGGCAGCCCCAGCACGTCTCCTAGAGCACCTAGGTCACCGCGTAATGGACCGGATTCTAGCCCGCTTCCCCCATATCCACGGAGTGAAGGTGAGTGTGTCGAAGTTCAACCCACCCCTGGGCGGCATCTGCACCCGCGCCCGTGTAACCTTAAAAAGAAAACGCAGCTCTGCTGGATCAAGTAACTGA
- a CDS encoding BlaI/MecI/CopY family transcriptional regulator, with protein sequence MSTSPLPKPTESELEILQVLWQHGPSTVRFVNDQLSQKRDVGYTTTLKLLQLMLEKGLVHRDDDSRTHVYRSAVRQEETQGLLLDRFVDTAFGGSAMKLVMQALGNRHTSREELDQIRSLLNEIENKENKNPNAND encoded by the coding sequence ATGAGTACTTCCCCGCTCCCCAAGCCGACCGAATCGGAACTAGAAATTTTGCAGGTGCTGTGGCAGCACGGCCCAAGCACTGTCCGTTTTGTGAACGACCAACTCAGCCAGAAGCGCGACGTGGGCTACACCACTACATTGAAGCTGCTCCAGCTCATGCTGGAAAAAGGCCTTGTACACCGCGATGATGACAGCCGTACCCACGTGTATCGGTCAGCAGTGCGCCAAGAAGAAACGCAGGGCCTGCTGCTCGACCGGTTTGTAGATACGGCTTTCGGTGGCTCAGCCATGAAGCTAGTGATGCAGGCCCTCGGCAACCGCCACACCTCCCGCGAAGAGCTAGATCAAATTCGGTCGCTGCTCAACGAGATTGAAAACAAAGAAAACAAGAACCCTAACGCAAACGACTAA
- a CDS encoding Kelch repeat-containing protein, with translation MKHLLFAVCLLLSAFSFTSCNKNDDDTDAIIGVWSGGAQFEGAPRSGAVTFTINNRAYVGLGWNGTDKFKDFWVYNPDNRSWRQIAPFPGVARYNAVAFAVGNKGYVGTGYDGTNRLSDFYEYDPNANTWTKKKDFAGGARYSAVGLSIGDKGYVGTGYGTISSTAVGAANLKDFWEYNPSTDVWTQKASLFGNKRIGAMAFTIGNYGYIASGTDNGAVLTDNEAYDPATDTWTNMRSLTNNSTDGYDYSAVARNYGASFVVNGKGYVTVGEGNKSDCWEFNPDADTWTQKTNFPGSARTYAVGFGLGSTGYVATGSNGSIRLDDVWELAPDATE, from the coding sequence ATGAAACACCTTCTCTTCGCGGTTTGCTTACTGCTCAGCGCGTTCAGTTTTACTTCTTGCAATAAGAATGACGATGATACTGATGCAATCATTGGCGTATGGTCAGGTGGCGCCCAGTTTGAAGGCGCGCCTCGCAGTGGCGCCGTCACCTTTACCATCAATAACCGAGCGTATGTGGGCCTAGGCTGGAACGGCACTGATAAGTTCAAGGACTTCTGGGTGTACAACCCCGATAACCGCTCTTGGCGTCAGATTGCTCCTTTCCCCGGTGTAGCACGCTACAATGCTGTAGCTTTTGCCGTTGGGAACAAAGGCTATGTAGGTACCGGGTACGACGGGACCAATCGTCTAAGTGATTTCTATGAGTATGACCCCAATGCTAATACTTGGACGAAGAAGAAAGATTTTGCCGGTGGTGCTCGCTACAGTGCTGTAGGTCTATCCATTGGCGACAAAGGTTACGTTGGTACGGGCTACGGTACTATCAGTTCAACAGCAGTTGGTGCTGCCAACCTAAAAGACTTCTGGGAGTACAATCCTTCTACGGACGTTTGGACGCAGAAAGCTAGCCTCTTCGGTAATAAGCGCATTGGTGCAATGGCCTTTACCATCGGAAACTATGGCTACATAGCATCAGGTACGGATAATGGTGCTGTGCTAACCGATAACGAAGCATACGACCCGGCTACTGACACTTGGACCAACATGCGCAGCCTGACCAACAACTCGACTGATGGTTACGATTACAGCGCAGTAGCCCGTAATTATGGCGCGAGCTTCGTTGTGAATGGCAAAGGCTATGTGACGGTAGGCGAAGGAAATAAGTCTGACTGTTGGGAGTTCAACCCCGATGCAGATACTTGGACGCAAAAAACTAATTTCCCTGGTTCTGCTCGGACATATGCAGTAGGATTTGGACTAGGTAGTACAGGCTACGTTGCAACTGGCTCCAACGGTAGCATACGCCTTGATGACGTGTGGGAATTAGCTCCTGATGCAACAGAATAG
- a CDS encoding MlaD family protein has product MSKEIKVALLAIVALVALYLGFTFLKGSNVLSSNKTFYAKYDNVDGLAVGNPVILNGIKVGQVKEMQLLPQEMNRVKVSVELGKEVVVGDSTVASLSGSLLGSKTITLFLGKNSKIYDGGQELKSYTVASITDAFQAKALPVLGTVDSTLIKVNGFLSKDAKVSIQQTLLNAQGSTEALKNLLLMNQRNINQITTNMARLSGDLAVTSKKFDRIASNFSQLTDSLKAAPVGPALRRMNVAVGEAQTAMSTLNKSLTSTNGSLGKLINDDSLYNNLSATAASSNNLLVDLKENPKRYVHFSLITFGGKDKTKKEMTKKPNGEIETEIKTKKDQSTTQVVTPTDTTKKD; this is encoded by the coding sequence GTGTCGAAAGAAATAAAAGTTGCCCTATTGGCCATTGTAGCCTTAGTGGCTTTGTACCTCGGATTTACGTTCCTGAAGGGAAGCAACGTGCTGTCTTCGAACAAGACATTCTACGCCAAGTATGATAACGTGGATGGTTTGGCAGTGGGTAACCCTGTCATTCTGAATGGTATCAAAGTGGGCCAGGTGAAGGAGATGCAGCTGTTGCCGCAGGAAATGAACCGCGTAAAAGTATCGGTGGAGCTAGGTAAGGAAGTAGTAGTGGGCGACTCAACCGTAGCGAGCTTGTCGGGTTCGTTGCTTGGTAGCAAAACTATCACACTGTTTTTGGGTAAAAATTCCAAGATCTACGACGGTGGACAAGAGTTGAAATCATACACGGTGGCCAGTATCACCGACGCTTTTCAAGCTAAAGCGCTGCCCGTGCTAGGTACTGTCGACTCGACGTTGATTAAGGTAAATGGCTTCTTGAGCAAAGATGCCAAGGTAAGCATCCAGCAAACGCTGCTGAATGCGCAAGGCTCTACTGAAGCGCTCAAGAACCTGCTGCTGATGAACCAGCGCAACATCAATCAGATTACAACCAACATGGCACGTTTGAGCGGCGACCTAGCTGTTACGAGCAAGAAGTTTGACCGCATTGCCTCTAACTTTTCCCAACTGACCGACTCGCTGAAAGCTGCTCCCGTAGGGCCAGCGCTGCGTCGCATGAACGTGGCCGTAGGTGAAGCCCAAACGGCTATGAGCACGCTCAACAAGTCGCTCACTAGCACAAACGGATCGTTGGGTAAGCTGATCAACGATGACTCTCTATACAACAACTTGAGTGCTACGGCAGCTAGCTCCAATAATCTATTAGTCGACCTCAAGGAGAACCCTAAGCGTTACGTTCACTTCTCGCTGATTACGTTTGGTGGGAAAGACAAGACCAAGAAGGAAATGACGAAAAAGCCGAATGGCGAAATCGAGACCGAAATAAAGACGAAGAAGGACCAAAGCACTACCCAAGTTGTAACGCCTACCGACACGACGAAGAAGGACTAG
- a CDS encoding WD40 repeat domain-containing protein — protein sequence MPPLFRPEVQKLGTLTGHRDCVYALAGSPGAPTFYSAGADGFVVGWNIDDPLQDGELIARVENSVYALRYLPERDLLLIGHNFQGLQAIALADKKLVHATALPPFAIFDLAYSARRRRLYAALGDGTLAVLRADDFRVEQLVRVTDKSLRCLALHEERGELAIGSSDALIRVMDADSLAVKQVLTGSTNSVFTAAYTPDSRYLLTAGRDAHLRVWEVDADYREQQAIVAHLFAINHLAFSPDGLLLATCSMDKSVKVWDAETFRLLRVVDKARHAGHGTSVNRLFWSGRQNRLVSCSDDRSLAVWQLTSAK from the coding sequence ATGCCGCCGCTTTTTCGCCCAGAGGTGCAAAAACTAGGTACCCTCACTGGGCACCGCGACTGTGTGTACGCCTTGGCGGGTAGCCCTGGCGCACCGACGTTTTACTCAGCCGGCGCCGATGGGTTTGTAGTTGGTTGGAACATCGACGATCCGTTGCAGGATGGCGAGCTGATTGCCCGCGTCGAAAACTCCGTGTATGCCCTGCGCTACCTTCCTGAGCGCGACCTGCTGCTGATTGGTCATAACTTTCAAGGGCTGCAAGCCATTGCACTAGCAGATAAGAAACTAGTGCACGCTACTGCCTTACCGCCCTTTGCCATCTTCGACCTGGCTTACTCTGCGAGGCGGCGGCGCCTTTACGCTGCCCTCGGCGATGGGACGCTGGCGGTCTTGCGAGCCGACGATTTTCGGGTGGAACAGCTGGTGCGCGTCACTGACAAGAGCTTGCGCTGCCTAGCCTTGCACGAAGAACGCGGAGAGCTAGCCATTGGCAGCAGCGACGCGCTAATACGGGTCATGGATGCCGACTCGCTGGCCGTGAAGCAAGTGCTCACAGGCTCGACCAATTCGGTGTTCACCGCAGCGTACACCCCCGACAGCCGCTACTTGCTTACCGCAGGCCGCGATGCGCACCTGCGCGTTTGGGAAGTGGACGCTGACTACCGGGAGCAACAAGCTATTGTGGCGCACTTATTTGCTATCAACCATCTCGCTTTCAGTCCCGATGGGCTGTTGCTGGCTACGTGCAGCATGGATAAATCGGTGAAAGTGTGGGATGCCGAAACGTTCCGGCTGTTACGCGTCGTGGACAAGGCACGCCACGCGGGACACGGAACCTCCGTCAACCGATTGTTTTGGTCAGGACGGCAGAATAGGCTAGTTTCGTGTAGCGACGACCGTAGCCTCGCGGTTTGGCAGTTGACGTCTGCCAAGTAA
- a CDS encoding 4'-phosphopantetheinyl transferase superfamily protein has protein sequence MPLHSVTSLSSSVVLGLWHLQESASELKEQLPHAEQYAALQPLGRDVARTTQWWAGRVLVHRLLPTFTTAIPVLHNNENGRPFFPVLPQYAVSLSHSGEWLAAIVATQGCVGIDIEIVRSKAQKLASRFLSEAEWANAGDETTKYSLYWSAKETLYKLHSRRGLVFKKQIMLDPFWLRNAGVLTGHLLLENFRSQHQIYYTCPATGYVLTYCYEDLPLPLPS, from the coding sequence ATGCCTCTCCATTCTGTTACGTCTCTTTCCAGCTCGGTAGTGTTAGGACTATGGCACCTGCAGGAATCCGCCTCGGAACTCAAGGAACAGTTGCCTCACGCGGAACAATACGCCGCACTGCAACCCCTGGGCCGGGATGTTGCCCGCACGACCCAGTGGTGGGCAGGCCGAGTACTGGTACATAGGCTCCTGCCGACTTTCACAACGGCGATACCCGTGTTGCACAACAATGAGAACGGTCGACCATTCTTTCCTGTGCTTCCGCAGTATGCCGTTTCGCTCTCGCACTCAGGCGAATGGCTAGCGGCCATAGTTGCTACACAAGGGTGTGTTGGCATAGATATTGAAATAGTACGCTCAAAGGCCCAAAAGTTAGCTTCTCGTTTTTTGTCAGAAGCTGAGTGGGCCAATGCCGGTGACGAAACGACCAAGTATAGTCTTTACTGGAGCGCCAAAGAAACGCTCTACAAGCTGCACAGTCGCCGGGGTCTGGTGTTTAAGAAGCAAATTATGCTTGACCCGTTTTGGCTGCGGAACGCAGGTGTGTTGACGGGGCACCTGCTGCTAGAAAACTTCCGCAGCCAACACCAGATTTACTATACTTGTCCAGCCACTGGCTACGTCCTCACTTACTGCTACGAGGATCTTCCCTTGCCCCTACCCTCCTGA
- a CDS encoding acyl-CoA carboxylase subunit beta, whose translation MDLEFNKNEDQLKQLTYQLQHRLQKVKLGGGEKRIAAHKAKGKLTARERIEYLLDKGAEAIEIGAFAGENMYPEEGGCPSGGVVVMLGYVQGRQCVVVANDATVKAGAWFPITAKKNLRAQEISIENKLPIIYLVDSAGVYLPMQDEIFPDKEHFGRIFRNNAVMSSLGIVQLAAIMGPCVAGGAYLPIMSDEAMIVDGTGSVFLAGSYLVKSAIGESIDNETLGGATTHSEISGVTDYKFKSDEECLNHIRNIFDKLGAQPSAGFSRKASAPPAEKEQEIYGLLPNDRAKPYDMMDIIRRLVDNSEFEPYKDLYGQTLICGLARIDGWAVGIVANQRKIVKTKKGAMQMGGVIYSDSADKAARFIMNCNQKRIPLVFLHDVSGFMVGSQSEQGGIIKDGAKMVNAMSNSVVPKFSVIIGNSYGAGNYAMCGKAYDPRLIVAWPTAQLAVMSGAAAANTLLQIQVAAAEGKGEKLSDEAKKEMFDKIKARYDEQLSPYYAAARLWVDAIIDPLETRKVISEGIAMANHAPIEKAFNVGVIQV comes from the coding sequence ATGGACCTTGAGTTCAACAAAAACGAAGACCAGCTAAAGCAGCTAACTTATCAACTGCAGCACCGCCTACAAAAAGTAAAGCTAGGTGGCGGTGAAAAACGCATTGCCGCCCACAAAGCCAAAGGCAAACTCACTGCCCGGGAGCGGATTGAATACTTGTTGGACAAGGGTGCTGAAGCCATAGAGATCGGCGCTTTTGCTGGCGAAAACATGTACCCCGAGGAAGGAGGTTGCCCTAGTGGTGGGGTCGTCGTGATGCTGGGCTATGTACAGGGCCGGCAGTGCGTGGTAGTAGCTAATGATGCCACAGTGAAGGCCGGGGCGTGGTTTCCGATTACAGCAAAGAAAAACCTGCGGGCCCAGGAAATCAGCATCGAAAACAAGCTTCCTATTATTTACCTCGTCGATTCGGCGGGGGTATACCTGCCCATGCAGGACGAGATTTTTCCGGATAAGGAGCACTTCGGCCGCATCTTCCGCAACAATGCCGTGATGAGCAGCCTAGGTATCGTGCAGCTAGCGGCCATTATGGGGCCTTGCGTGGCGGGCGGCGCCTACTTACCCATCATGAGCGACGAAGCCATGATTGTGGACGGCACAGGCTCGGTGTTCCTAGCAGGCTCGTACCTAGTGAAGTCGGCTATCGGTGAAAGTATCGACAACGAGACCCTAGGTGGTGCCACCACGCACTCGGAGATTTCGGGCGTGACGGATTACAAGTTCAAGAGCGACGAAGAATGCCTCAACCACATTCGCAATATCTTCGATAAGCTAGGTGCTCAACCTTCAGCTGGCTTCTCGCGCAAAGCATCTGCGCCGCCGGCCGAAAAGGAGCAAGAAATCTATGGCCTGCTGCCCAACGACCGCGCCAAGCCTTACGACATGATGGACATCATCCGACGGCTGGTCGACAACTCGGAGTTTGAGCCTTACAAAGACCTGTATGGCCAGACGCTCATCTGTGGCCTAGCTCGCATTGATGGCTGGGCAGTAGGCATCGTAGCCAATCAGCGCAAAATCGTGAAGACGAAAAAAGGCGCCATGCAAATGGGCGGCGTCATCTATTCTGACTCGGCCGACAAGGCCGCGCGGTTCATTATGAACTGCAACCAGAAACGCATCCCGCTGGTGTTCTTGCACGACGTATCGGGCTTCATGGTAGGGTCGCAAAGTGAGCAGGGTGGCATTATCAAAGACGGCGCGAAGATGGTCAATGCCATGAGCAACAGCGTCGTGCCCAAGTTCTCCGTTATTATTGGCAACAGCTACGGGGCCGGCAACTATGCCATGTGTGGCAAAGCCTACGACCCGCGCCTTATTGTGGCGTGGCCTACTGCCCAACTGGCCGTAATGAGCGGCGCTGCCGCCGCCAACACGCTTTTGCAGATTCAGGTAGCCGCTGCTGAAGGCAAAGGTGAAAAGCTCTCGGACGAAGCCAAGAAGGAGATGTTCGACAAGATTAAAGCGCGCTACGATGAGCAACTCTCGCCCTACTACGCGGCAGCTAGGTTATGGGTCGACGCCATCATTGACCCGCTGGAAACGCGCAAGGTGATTTCAGAAGGCATTGCCATGGCGAATCACGCGCCGATCGAGAAGGCGTTTAATGTGGGCGTGATTCAGGTGTAG
- a CDS encoding redoxin domain-containing protein produces the protein MSVRRLSIIAAATFLFCTVAIGVASAQSNRSVNDFSLKNASNTEVSLRSYASSKAVVIAFVNPSCAFSKLYRERFRALTATYKDRGVQFIFINAPINLADGHTTDPGDAASLPFFIDEGQKVSALLGVTKTPEVVLLQPVGDGFAVRYKGAIDDNPQVEGFVKERYLATALDDVLAGRSTSVTDKRAAGCLIKQP, from the coding sequence ATGTCTGTTCGTCGTCTGTCGATTATTGCTGCTGCTACCTTCCTATTCTGCACGGTAGCTATTGGTGTAGCCAGTGCTCAAAGCAACCGCTCCGTCAATGATTTCAGCCTTAAAAACGCCTCCAACACGGAGGTTTCCTTGCGGAGCTACGCAAGTAGCAAAGCTGTCGTTATAGCGTTCGTCAATCCTAGCTGCGCCTTTTCTAAGCTGTATCGCGAGCGGTTTCGCGCCTTAACGGCTACGTACAAAGACCGTGGCGTGCAGTTCATTTTTATCAACGCTCCCATCAACCTAGCCGACGGCCATACCACTGACCCCGGCGATGCCGCTTCACTCCCCTTCTTTATTGATGAAGGGCAAAAAGTAAGCGCTCTACTTGGCGTCACGAAAACACCCGAGGTGGTGCTGCTCCAACCCGTCGGCGACGGGTTTGCGGTACGCTACAAAGGTGCCATCGACGACAACCCTCAAGTGGAGGGCTTCGTGAAGGAGCGCTATCTAGCTACGGCGCTCGACGATGTATTGGCGGGCCGCTCGACGAGCGTAACCGACAAGCGAGCTGCGGGCTGCTTGATCAAGCAACCTTAG
- a CDS encoding DUF4270 family protein: MQQNSKTLFRSLCAVGSLLLAALITSCSEPGAIGNDLPVTTDKVGITYIDTFTVRTSTVQLDSIASSTSSTLMVGRYVDPRLGIVEARGFTQVGLNNSATPSATTSYDSLVLTLRTDTYRYGDTTRTQHLLVQRLQENFVDKTYYTLDALRYDETPLGQVGLTQAKEYTFRARPGARTLRIRLTDDLGRELYQLARAGALTSPDDLQARFKGLVLSPGATDDAALLRYLISDASSSLNLYYHEAAASDPLVYTFPLTTGSRHFYRLRANRSATLLAPLTKPYQALSSSSTAAETYIQAGLGLYTRVDIPYINNLKELGGTLSVISAELTMEGVQGTESRYLAPPTTIALTLTDPSNRRGAIVTQLDGNAVTGVYNPLDSSTGSYPRISPTTGLEVVNYKFQLTTYLQAVLNRSIQNTGLLLYPTTTAGVLRGVVPDDVTRVVLGAKNNRTNPLQFRVYYARVQ, translated from the coding sequence ATGCAACAGAATAGTAAAACATTATTTCGCAGTTTGTGCGCAGTTGGCAGCTTACTGCTAGCTGCGCTCATTACTTCTTGCTCCGAACCTGGGGCAATTGGTAACGATCTACCCGTCACGACAGATAAAGTAGGTATTACGTACATCGATACGTTCACGGTACGTACGTCCACGGTGCAGCTCGACTCTATTGCGTCGTCTACTAGCTCTACCCTAATGGTAGGTCGCTACGTTGACCCACGCCTAGGCATAGTAGAGGCACGCGGCTTTACTCAAGTAGGGTTAAATAATAGCGCCACTCCTAGTGCTACTACGTCCTACGACTCACTAGTTCTGACATTGCGTACTGATACGTATCGCTACGGTGATACTACACGCACGCAACACTTGCTTGTACAGCGCTTACAGGAAAATTTCGTAGACAAAACGTATTACACCCTTGATGCCTTACGCTACGACGAAACGCCACTCGGGCAGGTCGGATTAACGCAGGCAAAAGAGTACACGTTCCGGGCGCGCCCAGGTGCGCGTACACTCCGTATCCGTTTGACCGACGACCTAGGCCGGGAACTATATCAGCTTGCTCGCGCAGGAGCACTTACTTCACCTGATGACTTACAGGCCCGGTTCAAAGGCTTGGTATTATCGCCAGGTGCTACGGATGACGCCGCTTTATTGCGTTATCTAATAAGTGACGCCAGTTCCAGCTTAAACTTGTACTATCACGAAGCAGCAGCAAGTGATCCTCTTGTATATACCTTTCCGCTGACAACTGGTAGCCGGCACTTCTATCGCTTGCGCGCTAATCGTAGTGCTACGCTCCTAGCTCCGCTCACTAAGCCCTATCAGGCACTGAGCAGTAGCAGCACTGCAGCAGAAACTTACATCCAAGCTGGGCTAGGTTTGTATACGCGCGTAGACATTCCCTACATCAACAACCTCAAGGAATTAGGTGGCACCTTGTCTGTTATCTCGGCCGAACTGACAATGGAAGGCGTGCAGGGTACAGAATCAAGATACTTAGCTCCACCAACTACGATTGCTCTTACACTCACGGATCCTTCTAACCGCAGAGGAGCTATTGTCACGCAGTTGGATGGGAATGCCGTTACGGGTGTATACAACCCATTGGACTCGTCAACAGGCTCTTATCCTAGAATATCGCCAACGACAGGTTTAGAGGTGGTAAACTACAAGTTTCAGTTGACCACTTACCTGCAAGCAGTACTGAATCGTAGCATCCAGAATACTGGCTTGTTGCTGTATCCTACTACTACTGCTGGTGTATTGCGCGGCGTCGTGCCTGACGATGTGACACGCGTCGTGCTGGGGGCAAAGAATAATCGCACTAATCCACTGCAGTTTAGAGTGTATTACGCTCGGGTGCAATGA
- a CDS encoding transglutaminase-like domain-containing protein: MTNKEIKALISLLDDPEVAPQIQDKIQSLGESIIPFLEESWEESLDPKQQERLEDLIHNLQFEALQQRMRVWRDSGGENLLEGMWLLNSYQYPDADFQALNRAIEQLRFEAWTLMRPDMHPADQVQALNHVMFRGHRFAANTQNFHSPANSMLHLVLETRRGNPLTLCVIYLLVAQRLNLPVYGVNLPNLFVLTYRPENRKVEPFYINCYNRGLILSRADIEHYVSQLNLSSNDIFFEPCSHLDIVRRALRNLILSFEKMQEPAKAIEVGKLLAILTDDAAPAPDDEDE, from the coding sequence ATGACGAACAAAGAGATTAAAGCCCTTATTTCCTTACTCGACGATCCAGAGGTTGCGCCCCAAATTCAGGACAAGATTCAGTCGTTGGGGGAAAGTATTATCCCCTTCCTGGAAGAGTCGTGGGAGGAAAGCCTAGATCCTAAGCAGCAGGAGCGCTTGGAAGATCTAATTCATAACCTGCAGTTTGAGGCCTTGCAGCAGCGCATGCGCGTGTGGCGCGACTCGGGCGGTGAGAACCTGCTGGAAGGTATGTGGCTACTCAACAGCTATCAATACCCCGATGCTGACTTTCAAGCGCTAAACCGCGCCATCGAGCAGTTGCGCTTTGAGGCTTGGACGCTCATGCGCCCCGATATGCACCCCGCCGATCAGGTGCAGGCGTTGAACCATGTGATGTTTCGGGGGCACCGTTTTGCCGCGAATACCCAAAATTTTCACTCGCCGGCTAATTCCATGTTGCATCTCGTGCTGGAAACACGCCGGGGCAATCCGCTAACGCTATGTGTGATTTACCTGCTGGTAGCGCAACGGCTGAATTTACCTGTTTATGGCGTAAACCTGCCCAACCTGTTCGTGCTCACCTACCGACCCGAAAACCGTAAGGTGGAGCCGTTTTATATCAACTGCTACAACCGGGGACTTATCCTGTCGCGCGCCGACATTGAGCATTATGTGTCGCAATTGAATCTATCGTCCAATGATATCTTCTTCGAGCCTTGCTCGCACCTCGATATTGTACGACGTGCTTTGCGCAACTTAATACTGAGCTTCGAGAAGATGCAGGAACCAGCCAAAGCAATCGAAGTAGGTAAGCTACTTGCTATTCTCACGGATGACGCCGCACCTGCTCCCGACGATGAAGACGAATAA